The genomic stretch GCGAGCAAGCAAGCCGAAGTGGAAAAGATAGAAAAGCATGAAACACCGCTGGGTGGTGAAGATCACACTCAACTCGCATGGCTCGCCGAAGGATTGAAAACATCGCAAGCGAAATGGAAAATTGTGTATGGTCACCATGTGCTTTGGTCAATTGGTGGTACAAAGTTCAATGAGGCACACGTTCTACGCAAATTACTGTTGCCTGAACTTTGCCAATACGCAGACGCATATATTGCCGGTCATGAACATGATTTAGAGCTACTGACGGATGACTGTTCTCGAGTACTGGGCCATCACGATAAACCTAAATTGCCATTGATCATCAGTGGTGCCGCAGCCAAAATGCGTGGCGTTCACTCACCCTTTGCCACCGCGCAAGAAGCGACTTACCCAGAATACGATTTAGTATGGAACAAACCCTTTGTTTGGGGTTTTGCCCAAATAGAATTGGATAATAACAACGACGAAATGCATGTGCGTTTTTATTCCACCCCAAAAGAGCAAACGGGTGAGTCTCATCAATGAAGCGAGCTTTACTTTCCCGCATCGCAGTAAGTAAAGTTGCCCACCTTTAAAATCAAAGTGTGAAGTAAATAAAAGTTGAAACCCGCGAAAGCGGGTTTGTTTATTTATTGAACATTTGATTTTCTTTATTTAAACGTTTAGCCCTGTCGTTTTCTTTGTATTTTATTTATTCACCTCTATTTTGATGTAAAGCAAATAAAATGCTGGTATACCGTGTTACTGAGATTAAAATAATGCTCAATATGCAGTCAGGGATTAAGTGAATACAAAATGCTCACATCAGTTAGGGATATATCATTAGTTTTGTGTGTGTTTACACTTTGCTCATGCAGTAGTGTGGAAATTGAAACAATGAAACGAAGTGAAAATGGTGCTCAGGTTACCCAAAAAGAGCTAGTAGAACTACTTGAAATGAAAGAAGATCTCGCCATTCTCGTGGACGAACTTAATATTCAGAAAGCATTGAGCGACAAGCCCTATACGAATGCTCAAGCACTCACTCGACCTAGCGTTGACATGGTCATAGCACCGGATGAACAGCAAATATTAGCAGAATATCAGCAAACAATATTTCTCAATGTTGGTATGTTTGCATCTGAGGCACGCGCGTTACAACAGAAAAAGGTGTTTCAACAGCGGTATTCATCAATGTTTTCCCCATTTACATTAAACGTGTCAAGTCATCCCGAAAACAGTCAGTTTTACTCAATTAAAGTGTCCGGCTTTGCAGGGGACGTGGCCGCCAAACAGTTTTGTAAACAAGTAAAGAAAATGAACCAAAGTTGCGTATTAAACAACGGTGAAAGGAAAATAAATCTGTAGAAATCTTTACTTTTTAAATTAAATAAAATGTAATCTATGCCGATATAAGGTTTGGAAGAATTATTACTAGGAAGGAAAAACGGATGAATAAAACCTCTGCTTTACTCGCGATTTCAGCGATGGGTGTGCTTAGTTTAGCTGCTCACGCGTCTACTAAAACGGCACAACTCGCCGTTTCGGTTAAAGTTAAAAACACCTTTACTTTGGAACAAGGCGAACCGATGTCTTTTGGTTCACTTCTGGCGTTTGCTGACACATCAACCACAGTGGATAACCAAGCAACCATCGTAATGAGTCCGAATCCTTCAACGCAACCAACTTTAACAAGTGCCGGTGAAGCAAAGTTTCAAGTGCTAGAAAGTGGCACACCTGGTTCATTTAATGTTTCGGGCACAGCGCCTTACTCAAGCATGTTAATCACAGCGCCAGCATCTATAGAAGTTACACCAACGACTGCGCCACCTAATGCGCCAAAATTTACACTGAGTGATTTTAAGTTTTTCATTGAAGGTGGTGAGAACACAGGCAAAGCCTACGACGCGGCGACAACGCCACTGATCAGTGATTTGAGCGGTGCGGTGAAATTTTATGTAGGTGGCACGCTTAAAACACAAGCCCGAGCTACGCAATCTATGTATCAAGATGGTGACTATTCTGGTTCAGTCGATGTTACGGTAACGTACAAATAATCGTAAGCCGAGTCTCGCTCGGCGAAACTCACCGATGAGTCTAACCGCTCTGATAGCGATTTCTGTGCTGCAACCTCTTAGTTTCGGCGAAATCGCTATCGTCAAGAATTCAGTACCTAGCCGTTTGGTTGTTCCAAGGGGCGGCGCTGCCTATTCATATGGACAAATTTACATTATTGATTCCGGTGTGCCCGCTGAAGTGTTGCTTTATGACGGCCCTGCAAATACTGAACTGACTATCGACGTGAATTTTAACGACAAAATGACGAGTGTTTTCTCCACCAATCAATTTACATTGCGGCGTTTAGATTACCCGACAAAGGTATACACGGACAGCAGTGGACAGGCGACTTTCAAGATTGGAGCAGAGACTCACAAATTCTAATAATAGCGAAGTCTATCGAGATATAGATTACGCAACGGAATTCAATATTACGGTCAGCTTTTAAGGTTGTATTTATGTTTTTACGCCGCACATTCGCGTTTTTCTTGTTGCTTGTTTCAAGCTTTCCTACCTTTGCCAACTTAAGCATTTCCCCAAATCGAGTGGTTTTCTCTGAGCGAGATCGGGTCGCAACAATTATGTTGTTAAACTCAGGTGATCAAGCGGTGAGTTACCGACTGCAATGGAAAAACTTGGTGTTTGATAACTTGGGCAATCTTATCAATGTGGACAAGCCGCAAGGTCCCTTGGTTGAAAATATGATACGCGTAAGCCCAAGGCATGTGACGCTTGCACCGAATGAACGTCAAATTGTCAAATTGGCTATTCGTAAACCTAAAGATTTGCCCGAAGCCGAATTTCGCAGTTATTTGAATCTGGTCGCGCAGCCGATTGAAGCCCCAAAGGAACAGAAGCAGTCGGGTTTACACATCAATCTAATGATTAGTTATAACGTCCCCGTCATTGTGCGAAATAGCAGCCGAATACCAGAAGTGAGTATTGATAAATTTACGTTACCTGACAGCGAAAATATTGAGTTAGTGATGTCTAGACGAGGGCCTTTAAGCAGTTCAGGGAATATGACGGTTGAGCATGTTGATACCAATGGGTCGAAAACGGTCGTCGCGCGTTTGAATAATGCCAATATCTACGCAGAGCAATCGACATCTCAATTTAGATTACCGCTAATTGGCCATACCAAGTTACCTAAACACGGCAAACTCGTTATTCGTTATGAAGGGAATGAGCAATTTAAGAATCATCTGTTTGCTGAGCGAAGCTTCACGCTGTAAATGCTAAACGTCATGCGTCACAAGAGGCATATAGCTTCGGTTAGTTTATTGTTGCTGATGAGCAGTGCTCAAGCAGCGTTACCCGACGCTGTGCGGCAACTTGCCAGTAAATACAAACAACTAAACGCCCATACACACGTCAGTTCAACCCCCATTGAGTCGACTATACCGGTAGGGGAATTACTTTTATTAACCGTTAATCTAGAGAATCAGCCTCTTTCCGATGTCTTTGCGATAAAAAGCGCTCAACAAGCGTTACTGGGTATCACAACGCTTTCACAAGTGCTTGAACTGCCAATTGATGTGTCTTTAGAAAACGGCCTAGTGGAAGGGTGGATTTATACCGAGCAAAATGAGATCCGCATAGAACAACACGGAGAGTCGCTAAAGTTATATCGGAATGGGACGCTGATAGGTGAAACAGATGAGTTTGAGTTGGCAGATGACGATTTGTATATTGAAGCTAAGTGGCTAACTGACTTACTCGAGCTCAATTTTCAGTTTGATTATTTTGGCCAAACGTTGCTTACACAACCGATATCGACTCTGCCCATTCAAGAAAAACTTCGGCGTCAACGACGTAAAGCATCGAAGGTCACCGACGGTCAACCCGCATCAATGCCTGAAAGACGCGCAAACTATGGGTTGTTTTCTGATCCAGCTTTGGATTTTCAATTATTTGCTAAGCATCAAAAAGACCAAGATAGCCTTTCGTATTCGATGTTAGCACGACAGGATTTTGCCTATGCGTCGGGCCGTTTTTACCTGTACGGCTCGAAAGAGGATCTGCTTAAATCATCTCGGATTTCATTTGACCGTACATTAACATCGGATAACCCTTTAACGTCGATAGGCATCCATCGCTGGGAAGCCGGTGACATACAACCCGTGCAGTCGGGACGTTTACTTAACTCAGCGATTGGGCGTGGTATCAAGTTTGATTCAGACGACAGTTTGCTGTCACCCTCGCAAGAACAAGTGAGCATTTCTGGCGATATTCAGCCGAATTGGGATGTTGAACTGTATCTCAATGGTGTATTAGTTGATAAGCAAACAAGTACAGAAGTGGGGCGCTATGAATTCAATAACGTTCGTTTGCAGTTTGGCAATAACAGACTTGAAATTGTTAAGTATGGTCCTTTTGGTGAAGTCGCTCGTGAAAACCGTGAGGTGTATTTTGACGGTAAATCAAATAAACCTTGGCAAAGCAGACTAAACGTCTCACTTATCCAACCAAATCGTTATTTGCTCAATCAAAATGAATCGAGTGACCTCGGGGATTATCAGCTTTCTGCGAACTATCGATTAACCTTACCTTTTGGAATGCAAACCTACGTCGGTGTGAGTCAATCTTACGGTGCTAAAGAGGATGAGGGGCAATTCTCAACGGGTTTACAAGGAAGCGTTGCAAACCTAGCTGCTTGGCAACTCAATTATGAGCAAAATGACCTACAAGAATTGTGGCATAGTAATTTACAGACAACAGTTTTAAAACAGAACCTCACTTTTTCTTTGGAAAAAAACAGTCAAAAAAACGAACCATTAAAAAACAGTAATAGCGCCTCATTGCAACTGAGCGGCTTATTACCTTTCAATATTGGGTATCAACAAAACGTTCAATATGCCGATTTTGGTAGTACCGATGATCTCTATTTTCAAAACCAATTGTCGATGCGCGTTGACGACATTCAGCTTAACCACCAATTTTCGTGGCGAAATTCAGGTACTTTGACACGTTACGGGGCAATGCGGATCTCCGGTTTTATCGAGGGTTATTTTACGAAGTTTTCGGCTAGTTACGACGCAAGTGACCATTTCGATTGGACTAACTATGAACTTAATATCTCAAAACGGCTGAACGAACAGTGGCAGGCTCAGTGGTCCATTGAACATAATGCGTTGAACAATATAAATCAGTATAGTATTGATTTGTCGTGGATTATCCCTCAGCTTATGCTGACGAGTCTCTATTACTTACGACAAAGAGAATGACGTTGGCGTTAATTTGTTGGCGCGAACTAGCTTGGGCATGGTCACACAAGACAATGCCATGATCCTATCCTCAACGCCGCTATCTAATGCAGGAAGTTTGATTGTTCGAGTCTTTACAGATGAGAATGTGAATGGTCGTTACGATCAAGGCGAGCCATTGCTGCCGAACGTAAAAGTAATTTCTAGACAAAGTTTCCGTACGGCCATTACGCAAAACAATGGAGTGGCTATTTTAAAATCTCTACCGCCAAACCAACGAACTGACATTGAAATTGATTTTGCAACGCTACCCGATCCATTTATGGTGCGAGCTGACAA from Pseudoalteromonas xiamenensis encodes the following:
- a CDS encoding SPOR domain-containing protein, with translation MKRSENGAQVTQKELVELLEMKEDLAILVDELNIQKALSDKPYTNAQALTRPSVDMVIAPDEQQILAEYQQTIFLNVGMFASEARALQQKKVFQQRYSSMFSPFTLNVSSHPENSQFYSIKVSGFAGDVAAKQFCKQVKKMNQSCVLNNGERKINL
- a CDS encoding DUF4402 domain-containing protein, with the translated sequence MNKTSALLAISAMGVLSLAAHASTKTAQLAVSVKVKNTFTLEQGEPMSFGSLLAFADTSTTVDNQATIVMSPNPSTQPTLTSAGEAKFQVLESGTPGSFNVSGTAPYSSMLITAPASIEVTPTTAPPNAPKFTLSDFKFFIEGGENTGKAYDAATTPLISDLSGAVKFYVGGTLKTQARATQSMYQDGDYSGSVDVTVTYK
- a CDS encoding fimbrial biogenesis chaperone: MFLRRTFAFFLLLVSSFPTFANLSISPNRVVFSERDRVATIMLLNSGDQAVSYRLQWKNLVFDNLGNLINVDKPQGPLVENMIRVSPRHVTLAPNERQIVKLAIRKPKDLPEAEFRSYLNLVAQPIEAPKEQKQSGLHINLMISYNVPVIVRNSSRIPEVSIDKFTLPDSENIELVMSRRGPLSSSGNMTVEHVDTNGSKTVVARLNNANIYAEQSTSQFRLPLIGHTKLPKHGKLVIRYEGNEQFKNHLFAERSFTL